The following proteins are co-located in the Actinomycetota bacterium genome:
- a CDS encoding ABC transporter substrate-binding protein, with amino-acid sequence MPTGPGARWAPALRAVAAVCVAALMFAACGSSDDDDDSGVKKIAYLRSVATPDSPVDEAFIDELLQRGFVEGENLAILGGSGTEVFPDPAKATEAVEEWEEEGVDVIVAFSTSGAEIARDHAPGAKVLFLANDPQAAGFVKDERRPEGRMTGVTFRIPADRMLSLARRIIPGLRRIGLAYPPGDPAAVPSRDQFAQAAQDQGLELISEEFTDAADLPGAVANLVQEGGVQLLLASVSPTATRAIPQLAESAAAYRIPFAANVATAEQALLTLSPDSAAIGSQLGRQAARLLNGASPASVPVEDPRRFQIGLSQKVALELGIQLPADVVREADVVRN; translated from the coding sequence GTGCCAACCGGACCCGGGGCTCGGTGGGCGCCTGCACTCCGTGCCGTCGCGGCGGTCTGCGTGGCGGCCCTCATGTTTGCCGCCTGCGGCTCCTCGGATGACGACGACGACTCCGGCGTCAAGAAGATCGCGTACCTCCGGTCGGTAGCCACCCCCGACTCGCCCGTGGACGAAGCCTTCATCGATGAGCTCCTCCAGCGGGGATTCGTAGAGGGCGAAAACCTGGCGATCCTGGGCGGGTCGGGCACCGAGGTGTTCCCGGATCCCGCCAAAGCGACCGAGGCTGTGGAGGAGTGGGAGGAGGAGGGGGTGGACGTTATCGTCGCCTTCTCGACCTCCGGGGCGGAGATCGCCCGGGATCATGCGCCGGGCGCCAAGGTGCTCTTCCTGGCTAACGACCCCCAGGCGGCGGGGTTCGTGAAGGACGAACGCCGTCCCGAAGGCAGGATGACCGGTGTCACCTTCCGCATCCCGGCAGACCGGATGCTGTCGCTCGCCCGCAGGATCATCCCCGGCCTCCGCCGCATCGGTCTGGCCTACCCGCCCGGCGATCCGGCGGCGGTACCGAGCCGGGACCAGTTCGCCCAGGCAGCCCAGGATCAGGGGCTGGAGCTGATATCCGAGGAGTTCACCGACGCCGCCGACCTGCCCGGGGCGGTGGCGAACCTGGTACAGGAGGGCGGGGTCCAGCTTCTGCTGGCATCGGTTTCGCCCACCGCAACCCGGGCGATCCCGCAACTGGCGGAGTCGGCGGCGGCCTACCGGATACCCTTCGCGGCCAATGTTGCCACCGCCGAACAGGCGCTGCTCACCCTCTCGCCCGACAGCGCCGCTATCGGTTCGCAGCTTGGACGGCAGGCGGCTCGCCTGCTAAACGGGGCCAGCCCGGCGTCGGTCCCGGTGGAGGACCCGCGTCGATTTCAGATCGGTCTGAGCCAGAAGGTGGCCCTGGAGCTCGGAATTCAACTGCCCGCAGATGTGGTGCGTGAGGCCGATGTCGTCCGAAACTGA